From one Streptomyces sp. ICC1 genomic stretch:
- a CDS encoding universal stress protein — MSQNTEPLIVVGVDGSIHSKQALRWGVAQAKAIGGRVHAVMSWEWNTNPFGVSPSVQGELVSAEEAARQKLADTVAEAVGTSPGVPVFRRVEQGAPAQVLVEASKEAALTIVGTRGYGGIKGALLGSVSQQVVQYAASTVVVVREDGSA; from the coding sequence GTGAGTCAGAACACCGAGCCCCTGATCGTCGTCGGCGTGGACGGTTCGATCCATTCGAAGCAGGCTCTGCGCTGGGGGGTCGCCCAGGCCAAGGCCATCGGCGGCCGGGTGCACGCCGTCATGAGCTGGGAGTGGAACACCAACCCCTTCGGCGTCAGCCCGTCCGTCCAGGGCGAGCTCGTCAGCGCCGAGGAAGCGGCCCGGCAGAAGCTCGCCGACACCGTGGCGGAGGCGGTCGGCACCTCTCCGGGCGTTCCGGTCTTCCGCCGGGTGGAGCAGGGCGCGCCCGCGCAGGTGCTGGTGGAGGCCTCGAAGGAGGCGGCGCTGACGATCGTCGGCACCCGCGGCTACGGCGGCATCAAGGGCGCGCTGCTGGGCTCGGTGAGTCAGCAGGTGGTGCAGTACGCGGCCAGCACGGTCGTCGTGGTCCGCGAGGACGGCTCCGCCTGA
- a CDS encoding MAB_1171c family putative transporter: MASDLLALGDALAVPSVVCLWAAVLLRAPGALRAPHQRGLWLAVATAAAAMTLNLPDVVAYAMARDPGYAHTIGLVRNLIGVLSAGAVLYFVASATRGRRLQIASGAGTVLWLAALVALDAAAPAHGTHTIPPAGDPVPSLSYWLVLISAHLLANTVCVSVCWRYSRRTESRGLAVGLRLFGLGTALAGVFWLVYLLKALFGATWAMPANPLLMNAHGLVRAAAILVPTLFTFRGTAADIATAWRLWPLWRDLVHAVPHVALNKPRAARLLELLWPPVPRNLLVYRKVIETRDAILILGEYVAPGVPELARGHVAGSGVPEAGRTAAALACVLKEARRAKLAGIPQQRGEGDALELPAAIQTSAESGDLEGEARFLVDVARAYTSSAATAFTPATARK; encoded by the coding sequence ATGGCTTCTGACCTCCTGGCCCTGGGCGACGCGCTCGCCGTCCCCAGCGTCGTCTGCCTCTGGGCGGCCGTCCTGCTCCGCGCCCCCGGCGCCTTGCGCGCCCCGCACCAGCGGGGCCTGTGGCTCGCGGTCGCCACCGCCGCCGCCGCGATGACCCTGAACCTGCCCGACGTCGTCGCGTACGCCATGGCCCGCGACCCGGGTTACGCGCACACCATCGGGCTGGTCCGCAACCTCATCGGCGTCCTGTCGGCGGGCGCCGTGCTCTACTTCGTGGCCTCCGCCACCCGGGGCCGCAGGCTCCAGATCGCCTCCGGCGCCGGCACGGTGCTCTGGCTGGCCGCACTCGTCGCGCTGGACGCGGCCGCGCCGGCCCACGGCACGCACACCATCCCGCCGGCGGGCGACCCGGTGCCCTCCCTCTCCTACTGGCTGGTGCTGATCTCCGCGCACCTGCTCGCCAACACCGTCTGCGTGTCCGTCTGCTGGCGCTACAGCCGGCGCACCGAGAGCCGCGGCCTCGCCGTCGGACTGCGGCTGTTCGGCCTCGGCACCGCGCTCGCCGGGGTGTTCTGGCTCGTCTACCTGCTCAAAGCGCTCTTCGGTGCCACCTGGGCGATGCCCGCCAACCCGCTGCTGATGAACGCACACGGACTGGTGCGCGCCGCCGCGATCCTCGTCCCGACGCTGTTCACCTTCCGCGGCACGGCCGCCGACATCGCCACCGCCTGGCGGCTGTGGCCGCTGTGGCGCGACCTGGTCCACGCCGTCCCGCACGTCGCCCTCAACAAGCCGCGTGCCGCCCGGCTGCTGGAACTGCTGTGGCCGCCGGTCCCGCGCAACCTGCTCGTCTACCGCAAGGTCATCGAGACCCGCGACGCCATCTTGATCCTGGGTGAGTACGTCGCCCCGGGCGTGCCGGAGCTCGCCCGCGGCCACGTCGCGGGGAGCGGCGTCCCCGAAGCGGGGCGCACCGCCGCCGCGCTGGCCTGCGTACTGAAGGAGGCGCGGCGGGCGAAGTTGGCCGGGATCCCGCAACAGCGGGGCGAGGGCGACGCGCTGGAGCTCCCCGCGGCCATCCAGACCTCGGCCGAGAGCGGAGACCTGGAGGGCGAGGCGCGGTTCCTCGTGGACGTCGCCCGGGCCTACACCTCGTCCGCCGCCACCGCTTTCACCCCAGCAACCGCCAGGAAGTGA
- a CDS encoding serine/threonine dehydratase, translating to MEQQLDYAAVRAAADRIAGAVRPVTVIPAGREGVSYALEYLQHTGSFKARGARNFLAAHRAAGTLPDTGVTIASGGNAGLACAWAARAESVPATVFLPATAPRVKVERLRGYGADVRLVGDRYAEALAACREFAAGSGALSSHAYDHPLIAAGAGTLLDEIRTALPGLDAVVVAVGGGGLFAGIAAAAREHGVRVIAAEPENCRALNAALEAGRPVDVTVDSVAADSLGATRVSADALAAVRAGNAESVLVPDDAITAARHALWEEHRIVVEAGAATALAALRTAPRPPGERVAVVLCGANTDPSDLGRAPA from the coding sequence GTGGAACAGCAGCTCGACTACGCCGCCGTGCGCGCCGCCGCCGACCGGATCGCCGGGGCCGTACGGCCCGTCACGGTGATACCCGCGGGCCGGGAGGGCGTCTCGTACGCGCTGGAGTACCTCCAACACACCGGCTCCTTCAAGGCCCGCGGCGCCCGCAACTTCCTCGCCGCCCACCGTGCCGCCGGCACCCTGCCCGACACCGGGGTCACCATCGCCTCGGGCGGCAACGCCGGCCTCGCCTGCGCCTGGGCGGCCCGCGCCGAATCCGTGCCCGCCACGGTCTTCCTGCCGGCCACCGCCCCGCGCGTGAAGGTGGAGCGGCTGCGGGGCTACGGCGCCGACGTACGGCTCGTCGGCGACCGGTACGCCGAAGCGCTGGCGGCCTGCCGGGAGTTCGCCGCCGGGAGCGGGGCGCTGAGCAGCCACGCCTACGACCACCCGCTCATCGCGGCGGGCGCCGGGACCCTGCTCGACGAGATCCGCACCGCCCTGCCCGGCCTGGACGCGGTCGTCGTCGCGGTCGGCGGCGGCGGGCTGTTCGCCGGGATCGCCGCCGCGGCGCGCGAACACGGCGTCCGCGTGATCGCGGCCGAACCGGAGAACTGCCGGGCCCTGAACGCGGCCCTGGAGGCGGGCCGGCCGGTGGACGTCACCGTGGACTCGGTGGCCGCCGACTCGCTCGGGGCGACCCGGGTCTCCGCGGACGCGCTGGCCGCCGTCCGGGCGGGGAACGCCGAGTCCGTGCTGGTCCCGGACGACGCGATCACCGCGGCCCGCCACGCGCTGTGGGAGGAGCACCGCATCGTGGTCGAAGCGGGCGCGGCCACCGCGCTGGCCGCTCTGCGCACCGCCCCGCGGCCCCCGGGCGAGCGGGTCGCGGTGGTGCTGTGCGGCGCGAACACCGATCCGTCGGACCTGGGCCGCGCGCCGGCCTGA
- a CDS encoding ABC-F family ATP-binding cassette domain-containing protein: MTATLVAKKLTAAHGERTLFADLDLVVAPGDVIGLVGVNGAGKSTLLRMLVGLDAPETGEVRLSPPGAAVGHLPQEPERRPGESIREFLARRTGVAAAQAELDAATQGLVDGTPGADDAYADTLDRWLNLGGADLDERAQEVADDLGLSVGLDLPMTALSGGQAARAGLASLLLSRYDVFLLDEPTNDLDLDGLERLEQFVKGLRAGTVVISHDREFLTRTVTKVLELDLAQQQINLYGGGYDAYLEERERARNHAREDFEEYAGKKSALEGRAQMQRNWMDKGVRNARRKSTDNDKIGKNLRGESSEKQAAKARQTQRAIERLDVVDEPRKEWELRMEIASAPRSGSVVATLREAAVQRGDFGFGPASLQIDWADRVAITGANGAGKSTLLAVLLGRLAPDSGAATLGSGVLVGEVDQARGLFLGEEPLIDAFCAAVPDTEPAEVRTLLAKFGLKAAHVTRPAATLSPGERTRAALALLQGRGVNLLVLDEPTNHLDLPAIEQLESALEAYEGTLLLVTHDRRMLDAVQVTRRLRVEDGKVTEL, from the coding sequence ATGACTGCAACCCTCGTCGCCAAGAAGCTCACCGCCGCGCACGGCGAGCGCACGCTCTTCGCCGATCTCGACCTCGTCGTCGCACCCGGCGACGTCATCGGCCTCGTCGGCGTCAACGGCGCCGGGAAGTCCACCCTGCTGCGGATGCTCGTCGGGCTGGACGCCCCCGAGACCGGTGAGGTGCGGCTCTCCCCGCCCGGCGCCGCCGTGGGGCACCTCCCCCAGGAGCCCGAGCGGCGCCCCGGCGAGTCGATCCGCGAGTTCCTGGCCCGGCGTACCGGCGTGGCCGCGGCGCAGGCGGAGCTCGACGCGGCGACGCAGGGCCTCGTGGACGGCACCCCGGGCGCCGACGACGCGTACGCGGACACCCTCGACCGGTGGCTGAACCTCGGCGGCGCCGACCTCGACGAGCGGGCCCAGGAAGTCGCCGACGACCTCGGACTCTCCGTCGGCCTCGACCTGCCGATGACCGCGCTGTCCGGCGGGCAGGCCGCCCGCGCAGGCCTCGCCTCGCTGCTGCTGTCCCGCTACGACGTCTTCCTGCTGGACGAGCCCACCAACGACCTCGACCTCGACGGTCTGGAGCGCCTGGAGCAGTTCGTGAAGGGGCTGCGCGCCGGCACGGTCGTCATCAGCCACGACCGCGAGTTCCTCACGCGCACGGTCACCAAGGTCCTCGAACTGGACCTGGCCCAGCAGCAGATCAACCTCTACGGCGGCGGCTACGACGCGTACCTGGAGGAGCGCGAGCGGGCCCGCAACCACGCCCGCGAGGACTTCGAGGAGTACGCGGGCAAGAAGTCGGCCCTTGAGGGGCGGGCCCAGATGCAGCGCAACTGGATGGACAAGGGCGTGCGCAACGCCCGCCGCAAGTCGACCGACAACGACAAGATCGGCAAGAACCTGCGCGGCGAGTCGAGCGAGAAGCAGGCCGCCAAGGCCCGCCAGACGCAGCGCGCGATCGAGCGCCTCGACGTCGTGGACGAACCGCGCAAGGAGTGGGAGCTGCGCATGGAGATCGCGAGCGCCCCGCGCTCCGGCTCCGTGGTCGCCACCCTGCGCGAAGCGGCCGTCCAGCGCGGGGACTTCGGTTTCGGCCCGGCCAGCCTGCAGATCGACTGGGCGGACCGGGTCGCGATCACCGGTGCCAACGGGGCCGGAAAGTCGACCCTGTTGGCGGTGCTCCTCGGCCGCCTCGCCCCGGACTCCGGCGCCGCCACCCTCGGCTCGGGCGTGCTGGTCGGCGAAGTCGACCAGGCCCGCGGGCTGTTCCTCGGCGAGGAGCCGCTCATCGACGCCTTCTGCGCGGCCGTGCCCGACACCGAGCCGGCCGAAGTGCGTACCCTGCTGGCCAAGTTCGGCCTAAAGGCGGCGCACGTGACCCGTCCGGCGGCCACCCTCTCCCCGGGCGAGCGCACCCGGGCGGCGCTGGCGCTGCTCCAGGGCCGCGGCGTGAACCTGCTGGTGCTGGACGAGCCGACGAACCACCTGGACCTTCCGGCCATCGAGCAGTTGGAGTCCGCCCTGGAGGCCTACGAGGGCACCCTGCTGCTCGTCACGCACGACCGCCGGATGCTCGACGCGGTCCAGGTGACCCGCCGGCTGCGGGTCGAGGACGGCAAGGTCACCGAGCTCTGA
- a CDS encoding SLC13 family permease produces MYRRRVLAFAVLRPRGLPEAAAAVPAAGLLVALGVVPAADAWAQLRELLPVVGFLAVILALARLCADEGLFRAAGAMVARRAAGRGPVALLGGVFAVASLVTATLSLDATVVLLTPVVLATAARLGARPRPHVYATAHLANSASLLLPVSNLTNLLAFAASGLSFTRFAGLMALPWLVAIGVEYAVFRRYFRADLAAAPEHVPEAGEPAPLPRFAAGVLALTLAGFALASFAGASPAWAALAGTLVLAVRALRRRETTPVRILTSAAPAFCLFVLALGVVVRAVVDHGLGAGLERVMPAGDSLPALLAVAAVAAVLANLINNLPAVLALLPVAAAGGAGPVLAVLIGVNIGPNLTYAGSLATLLWRRILHADGYGGVTLGDFTRLGLLTTVPALGAAVTALWAALRLIGA; encoded by the coding sequence GTGTATAGGCGACGGGTCCTGGCCTTCGCCGTACTGCGCCCCCGCGGGCTGCCGGAGGCCGCGGCCGCCGTGCCCGCGGCCGGGCTGCTCGTCGCCCTGGGCGTCGTACCGGCCGCCGACGCGTGGGCGCAGCTGCGCGAACTGCTGCCGGTGGTCGGGTTCCTCGCGGTGATCCTGGCGTTGGCGCGGCTCTGCGCGGACGAGGGGCTGTTCCGGGCCGCGGGGGCGATGGTGGCCCGGCGCGCGGCGGGACGCGGGCCGGTGGCGCTGCTCGGCGGGGTGTTCGCCGTGGCCTCGCTGGTCACGGCCACGCTGAGCCTGGACGCCACGGTGGTCCTGCTGACCCCGGTGGTGCTGGCGACGGCCGCCCGGCTGGGGGCCCGGCCCCGGCCGCACGTGTACGCCACCGCGCACCTCGCGAACTCGGCCTCGCTGCTCCTGCCGGTCTCCAACCTCACCAATCTGCTGGCGTTCGCCGCGAGCGGGCTGTCCTTCACCCGGTTCGCGGGGCTGATGGCCCTGCCGTGGCTGGTCGCGATCGGGGTGGAGTACGCGGTCTTCCGCCGCTACTTCCGGGCGGACCTGGCCGCGGCGCCCGAGCACGTGCCGGAGGCCGGGGAGCCGGCGCCGCTGCCCCGGTTCGCCGCGGGCGTGCTCGCGCTGACCCTGGCCGGCTTCGCGCTCGCCTCCTTCGCGGGAGCGAGCCCGGCCTGGGCCGCGCTCGCGGGCACGCTCGTCCTGGCCGTACGGGCACTGCGGCGTCGGGAGACCACGCCCGTCCGGATCCTGACCTCGGCGGCTCCGGCCTTCTGCCTGTTCGTGCTGGCGCTGGGGGTGGTGGTCCGGGCGGTCGTGGACCACGGGCTCGGGGCCGGTCTGGAGCGGGTGATGCCGGCCGGGGACTCGCTGCCGGCGCTGCTCGCGGTGGCTGCCGTGGCCGCCGTGCTCGCCAACCTGATCAACAACCTGCCCGCGGTGCTCGCGCTGCTCCCCGTGGCCGCGGCGGGCGGCGCGGGGCCGGTGCTGGCGGTGCTGATCGGCGTGAACATCGGGCCGAACCTGACGTACGCCGGGTCCCTGGCCACGCTGCTGTGGCGGCGGATCCTGCACGCGGACGGGTACGGGGGCGTCACGCTCGGGGACTTCACCCGGCTCGGCCTGCTGACCACGGTCCCGGCCCTCGGCGCGGCGGTGACGGCCCTGTGGGCGGCCCTGCGTCTCATCGGCGCGTGA
- a CDS encoding SDR family oxidoreductase: MTTVLITGASAGLGAAFARGFAAKGCDLVLVARDKSRLEDVAEELAREFGSVCEVLPADLLDADSLEAVADRLADPARPVDILVNNAGFGLPAPFPYSPVEDEERMLDLLVKVPLRLTHAVLPGLRERRRGAVLNVSSVAGLLPTGTYGAAKAWVTAFSESLRVDMEPYGVRVLAVVPGFTRTEFQERAGMDVSALRDAVWLEPRDVVARALKDLARRRPVSITGRRYQAYALAARHLPRTFVARKMARKRRPPADVG; this comes from the coding sequence TTGACCACCGTACTGATCACAGGGGCCAGCGCCGGACTCGGCGCGGCCTTCGCCCGCGGCTTCGCGGCCAAGGGCTGCGACCTCGTCCTCGTCGCCCGCGACAAGTCCCGCCTGGAGGACGTGGCCGAGGAACTGGCCCGGGAATTCGGCTCCGTCTGCGAGGTGCTGCCCGCCGACCTGCTCGATGCCGACAGCCTGGAGGCCGTCGCCGACCGGCTCGCGGACCCGGCCCGGCCCGTCGACATCCTGGTCAACAACGCGGGCTTCGGGCTCCCGGCGCCCTTCCCGTACAGCCCGGTCGAGGACGAGGAACGGATGCTCGACCTGCTGGTCAAGGTCCCGCTCCGGCTCACGCACGCGGTACTGCCGGGCCTGCGCGAGCGCCGCCGCGGCGCCGTGCTCAACGTTTCCTCGGTGGCCGGACTGCTGCCGACCGGCACGTACGGCGCCGCGAAGGCCTGGGTCACGGCCTTCAGCGAGTCGCTGCGCGTGGACATGGAGCCGTACGGGGTCCGCGTGCTGGCGGTGGTGCCCGGATTCACCCGCACCGAGTTCCAGGAGCGCGCCGGGATGGACGTCAGCGCCCTGCGCGACGCGGTGTGGCTGGAACCGCGCGACGTGGTGGCCCGGGCCCTGAAGGACCTGGCCCGGCGCCGCCCGGTGAGCATCACCGGCCGCCGCTACCAGGCGTACGCCCTGGCCGCCCGCCACCTCCCGCGCACCTTCGTGGCCCGCAAGATGGCCCGCAAGCGCCGGCCCCCGGCTGACGTCGGCTAG
- a CDS encoding Tex family protein, whose protein sequence is MTMSIEGRIAEELGVRERQVKSAVELLDGGSTVPFIARYRKEATEMLDDAQLRTLEERLRYLRELEDRRAAVLSSVREQGKLDAELEARINAADTKARLEDIYLPFKTKRRTKAQIAREAGLAPLAEALLADPSAEPAARAAAFVDADKGVADPAAALEGARAILTEKFGEDADLIGELRERMWGRGRLAAKVREGKEEAGAKFSDYFDFTEPFTALPSHRVLALLRGEKEDVLDLTLEPEEPSEVPGPSTYEGMVARRFGINERGRPGDKWLADTVRWAWRTKIQVHLGIDLRTRLRAAAEDEAVRVFASNLRDLLLAAPAGTRATLGLDPGFRTGVKVAVVDATGKVVATEVVYPHVPANKWDDSLAKLARLAEEHAVELVAIGNGTASRETDKLAADLITRHPELKLTKVMVSEAGASVYSASAFASQELPDMDVSLRGAVSIARRLQDPLAELVKIDPKSIGVGQYQHDLSEMKLSRSLDAVVEDCVNGVGVDVNTASAPLLSRVSGISGGLAENIVAHRDANGPFRNRKGLKDVARLGPKAYEQCAGFLRIRDGDDPLDSSSVHPEAYPVVRSMGKTAGSEVAALIGNTGVLRSLRPEQFVTDSFGLPTVTDILRELEKPGRDPRPAFKTATFKEGVEKIGDLAPGMILEGVVTNVAAFGAFIDIGVHQDGLAHVSALSKTFVKDPRDVVKPGDIVRVKVMDVDIPRKRISLTLRLEDESERGERGERGGGGAPKQREERTERGERRGGRPPQQRGAAGGQGGQGGQGGQGGSRDGGRGQRQGGQGGGQRQGGQGGQGGAAPANSAMADALRRAGLTNPEERGGRKR, encoded by the coding sequence GTGACGATGTCCATCGAAGGCAGGATCGCCGAGGAGCTCGGCGTACGGGAGCGGCAGGTCAAGTCCGCCGTCGAGCTGCTCGACGGCGGCTCGACCGTGCCGTTCATCGCTCGCTACCGCAAGGAAGCGACCGAGATGCTCGACGACGCCCAGCTGCGCACCCTCGAGGAACGGCTGCGCTACCTGCGCGAGCTGGAGGACCGGCGCGCGGCGGTCCTCTCCTCCGTGCGCGAGCAGGGCAAGCTCGACGCCGAACTGGAGGCCCGCATCAACGCGGCCGACACCAAGGCCCGGCTGGAGGACATCTACCTCCCCTTCAAGACCAAGCGCCGCACCAAGGCCCAGATCGCCCGCGAGGCCGGCCTGGCACCGCTCGCCGAAGCCCTGCTGGCCGACCCCTCGGCGGAACCGGCGGCCCGGGCCGCGGCGTTCGTGGACGCCGACAAGGGCGTCGCCGACCCGGCCGCCGCCCTGGAGGGCGCCCGCGCCATCCTCACCGAGAAGTTCGGCGAGGACGCCGACCTCATCGGCGAACTGCGCGAGCGCATGTGGGGCCGCGGCCGGCTCGCCGCGAAGGTCCGCGAGGGCAAGGAGGAGGCGGGCGCCAAGTTCTCCGACTACTTCGACTTCACCGAGCCGTTCACCGCGCTCCCCTCCCACCGCGTGCTCGCCCTGCTCCGCGGCGAGAAGGAGGACGTGCTCGACCTCACCCTGGAACCGGAGGAGCCGAGCGAGGTCCCGGGGCCCTCCACGTACGAGGGCATGGTCGCCCGCCGCTTCGGCATCAACGAGCGCGGCCGCCCCGGCGACAAGTGGCTCGCCGACACCGTCCGCTGGGCCTGGCGCACGAAGATCCAGGTCCACCTCGGCATCGACCTCCGTACGCGGCTGCGCGCCGCGGCCGAGGACGAGGCGGTACGGGTCTTCGCGTCCAACCTGCGCGACCTGCTGCTCGCCGCCCCGGCCGGCACCCGTGCGACGCTCGGCCTGGACCCGGGCTTCCGCACCGGTGTGAAGGTCGCCGTCGTGGACGCCACCGGCAAGGTGGTGGCCACCGAGGTGGTCTACCCGCACGTGCCCGCCAACAAGTGGGACGATTCCCTCGCCAAGCTGGCCCGCCTCGCCGAGGAGCACGCGGTCGAGCTCGTCGCCATCGGCAACGGCACCGCCTCCCGCGAGACCGACAAGCTCGCCGCGGACCTCATCACCCGCCACCCCGAGCTGAAGCTCACCAAGGTGATGGTCTCGGAGGCCGGCGCCTCCGTGTACTCGGCGTCCGCCTTCGCCTCGCAGGAACTGCCGGACATGGACGTGTCGCTGCGCGGCGCGGTCTCCATCGCGCGGCGCCTGCAGGACCCGCTCGCCGAGCTCGTCAAGATCGACCCCAAGTCCATCGGGGTGGGCCAGTACCAGCACGACCTGTCCGAGATGAAGCTCTCGCGCTCGCTCGACGCGGTCGTCGAGGACTGCGTGAACGGCGTCGGGGTCGACGTCAACACCGCCTCCGCACCGCTGCTTTCGCGCGTTTCGGGCATCAGCGGCGGTCTCGCCGAGAACATCGTCGCGCACCGCGACGCCAACGGCCCCTTCCGCAACCGCAAGGGGCTCAAGGACGTGGCCCGGCTCGGCCCGAAGGCGTACGAGCAGTGCGCGGGCTTCCTGCGGATCCGCGACGGGGACGACCCGCTGGACTCCTCCAGCGTGCACCCCGAGGCGTATCCCGTGGTCCGCTCCATGGGCAAGACGGCGGGCAGCGAGGTCGCGGCGCTGATCGGCAACACCGGCGTGCTGCGCTCGCTGCGCCCGGAGCAGTTCGTCACCGACTCCTTCGGCCTGCCGACGGTCACGGACATCCTGCGCGAGCTGGAGAAGCCGGGCCGCGACCCGCGTCCGGCCTTCAAGACGGCGACCTTCAAGGAGGGCGTCGAGAAGATCGGCGACCTGGCGCCCGGGATGATCCTGGAGGGCGTGGTCACCAATGTGGCCGCCTTCGGCGCCTTCATCGACATCGGCGTCCACCAGGACGGCCTGGCCCACGTCTCGGCCCTGTCGAAGACCTTCGTCAAGGACCCCAGGGACGTGGTCAAGCCCGGTGACATCGTCCGGGTGAAGGTCATGGACGTGGACATCCCGCGCAAGCGGATCTCGCTGACGCTGCGGCTGGAGGACGAGTCGGAGCGCGGCGAACGGGGCGAGCGCGGCGGGGGCGGCGCGCCGAAGCAGCGCGAGGAGCGCACCGAGCGGGGCGAGCGGCGCGGCGGCCGGCCGCCGCAGCAGCGCGGCGCGGCGGGCGGCCAGGGCGGCCAGGGAGGTCAAGGCGGCCAGGGCGGTTCCCGCGACGGCGGCCGGGGTCAGCGACAGGGCGGCCAGGGCGGTGGCCAGCGACAGGGCGGCCAGGGCGGCCAGGGCGGCGCGGCCCCCGCCAACAGCGCGATGGCCGACGCCCTGCGCCGCGCCGGTCTCACCAACCCCGAGGAGCGGGGCGGGCGCAAGCGCTGA
- a CDS encoding TetR/AcrR family transcriptional regulator C-terminal domain-containing protein — translation MPRRSAALDRATPGAIAAAALRILDGQGPSALSFRALADRLEVSHATVQRRCVDLAGLLDLCTEHLAAQLPVVPAGTGWAEATEQRFTALYRLLAAHPGLLALRGGRPWLGRELLARLVEPALADSVAAGMTPAEAMTVYRRMYLLTLGSAAFVDHRDPAGATAASRAALAALDPAAFPVLSGALADVLPPLTDHEVYYGALRQLIEAARPAV, via the coding sequence ATGCCGAGAAGATCAGCCGCCCTGGACCGCGCGACACCCGGCGCGATCGCCGCCGCAGCCCTGCGGATCCTCGACGGGCAAGGGCCCTCCGCGCTCAGTTTCCGTGCGCTCGCCGACCGGCTCGAGGTCTCCCACGCCACCGTCCAGCGGCGCTGCGTCGACCTGGCCGGCCTGCTCGACCTGTGCACCGAGCACCTGGCCGCCCAACTGCCGGTGGTCCCCGCCGGGACCGGCTGGGCCGAGGCCACCGAGCAGCGGTTCACCGCCCTGTACCGGCTCCTCGCGGCCCACCCCGGGCTGCTGGCCCTGCGCGGCGGCCGCCCCTGGCTCGGCCGGGAGCTGCTGGCCCGACTCGTGGAACCCGCGCTCGCGGACAGCGTGGCCGCCGGGATGACCCCCGCCGAGGCGATGACCGTGTACAGGCGGATGTACCTGCTGACCCTGGGCAGCGCCGCCTTCGTCGACCACCGGGACCCGGCCGGAGCCACCGCCGCCTCGCGCGCCGCGCTGGCCGCGCTGGACCCGGCCGCCTTCCCGGTGCTCTCGGGGGCGCTGGCCGACGTACTGCCCCCCCTGACCGACCACGAGGTGTACTACGGCGCCCTGCGGCAGCTGATCGAAGCGGCCCGGCCCGCCGTCTGA